The nucleotide sequence GGTCGCGGAGCGCGTCGAGCAGGCCCTGCCCGCGATCGCTGAGACCGTGCGTCGCGCGCTGACGTACGCCGTGCCGCTCACCGATCCGTCCGTCACCGGGGCGGGGCGGGAGTCGTCCGGGGCGGGGCGGGAGTCGACCGGGGCGGGGCGGGAGTCGACCGGGGCGAGGCAGGCCGCGTCGGCGACCGGCACCGGCCCGTCTCGCTAGGGTGGTCGGCATGGCCCTGGGGGATCGCTGGAACCGTCTGTCGCAGTCGCCGACGAGGTCGTCCGCGCCACCGCCGCCCGGCGGTTTGCGCGCGGAGGACCTCTTCGCGAAGCCGCAGGCCGAGGCGGCGCCGCTCGACGAGAAGCTCCGCCGCGCGTACTTCTGGCTCGTGAACCAGGCGGTCATCTCGCCCTTCTACGACATCGAGTTCTCGCGCGGCCAGCCGGTGCGCTTCGAGCTCGGCGATGCCGGCGCCGAACTCCACCTCCCGACCGACCAGTCGTACTCGTCGAACGTGCTGATCCCTCTGCTCACCATGGCGGTGGGCGGCAAGTGCCTGCTCGTCGGCGGCCCGGGCCGGGGCAAGACCACGCTTGCGATCCTCATGGGCGTGCTCACCGGGTCCACCCCCGCCGACGTTCGCCGCAGCGTGCAGCAGGGTCAGCCCCAGCTCACCATCTCGGATCTCGTGGGCATGCCCCTGCCGCGCGACCTCGTGCAGGCGGGCAGTCTCGCCGAGATCTCCATCGCCTGGCGAGACTGGCTGAAACGACCCGTCAAGATCGTCGACGAGTACAACCGGATCCCGACCAAGACGCAGTCGGCGCTCCTCACGATGGTGGCTGAAGGCTACGTCGAGAGTCACGACCAGATGCTCACGACGAGTCCGCCGTCGGGCGTCGAGAGCTGGTTCTTCACGGCCAACGACGACGCCGGCGGCGGCACGTTCCCCGTGATCCAGGCCCTGCGTGACCGCATGGACGTCACCGTCGCGGCGATGGGCTTCAACAGCCGATTCTTCGACGAGCTCGTGACCCGCATCGAGGCCGGCGAGAAGCCGGAGGAGCACGTGCCCGCCGAGCTGATCCTGACGCCCGACGAGCAGCGCGACCTGGAGGCCGCGATCCGCGCCGTTCCGGTGCCGCCGATCGTGAGGCGCCACATCGAGTTCTTCGCGTCGCACTTCGAGTTCGTGCAGCACGGCGGCCGACGATTCGAGTACCGCACCAAAGACACGGTATCGACCTCCGGCGGCCAGGTCGGCGAGGTCATCGACAGCAACTCCGGCGCCGACCTCCAGGTCGACCTCGGCGCCCAGACCCTGAACAGCCTGTCGGTGAGGTCGCTGCAGACCCTCATCACCTACGCCAAGGCGATCGCGTTCTTCCGCGGCCAGCCGGCCGTCGGCCTCGACGACGTGGCGGCGGTGCTCCCGTTCGCGCTTCGCGGCAAGCTGCTCCCGAACCCCACGCACCCCCGCTTCGACCAGGGCGACGACGTCGAGCTGGCGCACGACCAGGTGTCGTGGCTCGCCGACCTCTTCGCACAGTCGCGGCAGCTGTTCGGGCATCTCCTGCTCGAGAAGCGCGACCCCGTCGGCGACCTGCTCGCCCAGCTCGGCCAGGGCCTCGACGGCGTCTCGAGCGTGGAGGCGTCACGCCGGATCACGTCGATCGAGTCGCAGATCGCGGCCGTCGCGAAGCAGGGCAAGCTCTACGGTCGCCACTACGACGACCTGCTCACCCTCAAGTACCTCCACCAGCGATACACGAACTACCTGCTGTGGCTCGACGGCGGGCGCTGACATGACGCGCCGACCCGGTCACGCGGTGAACGAGGGGATCATCGTCGATCCCGGCTCCGAGCCGCCTGTCGTGAGCGAGTACGACGTCGCGCAGTCGGTCGAGAACGTCGCGGCCTGGGGCGGCGACCCCGCGCTCTACCTGCACTTCCTGGGCGCCGCGGTCCGCACCGATCCCGGTGGCGACTTCCTCGCCCTGTCGTCGCTCGCCGCCTGGCGCTCGGGCGTCATCGACCTGGCGCAGGATGCACGCGGTCGCCTCGCCGACGCCGGCCTCGGCCCCGAGGTGGCCGGCGCCGCCCTCGGCCTGCCCGCCGACCGCGTCGGCGAGTTCGCCCGCGCCCAGGAGCGCGACCCCTTCGCCTGGCCGCCGACCGACGATGGCGCAGGCCTGCGGGTCGTCGGCAGCGTCGGAGGCTTCCGCGGCCTGTGGGGCCCGTGGACCGCTCCGCCGCGCGAGACCGTCACAGTGGCGCCCGGCGTGTTCCGCCTCATGAGCGGCGACGAGTCCTGGGAGGTCGTGGCCGACGTCTTCGGCGCCAGGCTGCGGCGCGCGGACGACGCCTCGCAACCGGGCGGCACGGCCACTGCCACCGGCTCCGGCTCCGGCACCGACACCGACACCGTGCGACTCGTCACGTCGCCGACCTCCTACCTCGCCTATCTGATGCGGGGCGCCGCATGAACGCGCTCCCGCTCACGCCCGAGCAGCGCGCCGCCTGGCAGTCCGCCCAGGCGCTCTGGGGCGTCTCCCTTCACGACCCGCTCGCCCGGCCCGACGCGCACGAGGGGTCGTTCGCCTGGTTCTCGTTCCCGCCGCAGGTCTGGTTCGACCTCCGGCATCCGGCGGCGCACGGCATCGAAGGATGCCTCGAGTCGATCTTCGCCCACGAGATCGGCCACCACGTGCTCTCGCCGAGCACGAAGCAGGACTCCCTCAAGATCCGGCATCAGATGGCACGCGCGCTCGCCGCGACCGGCGTCGTCGACGAGACCGTCCCCGAGATCGCCGGCTGGTGCTCGAACGTGTGGTCGGACATGCTCATCAACGTCCGCGTCGCCGAGCTCCAGCGGCTGCGCGACGTCGATCGTGCGACGGACGCGGGCGGGCCCGTCGAGCCCGAGATGATCGCGATGTGGCGCATCCTGTCGCACGCCTCCTCGCAGGACCGCCTGTGGTGGGTCGTGCTGCGCGCCTACGAGATGCTGTGGTCGAGACCGGCCGGCACCCTCGCCGCGAGGCACGCGCCGGCGGCGCCCGAACCGGCGCACCACGGCTCGACCGGTGCGGCACCAGCGCGAGCAGAGCAGGCTGCCTCCGACGATCTCGCCCGGGCGTTCGCCGATCGCCGGGCCCTCGAGGCGGCCCTCGACGGACTCGCGCTCACCGATCCGGAACTCGACGCGCAGGCCCTCGCCGACACCGTCCGCACCTTCGGGGCCGATCCGGTCAGCGGCGCGCTGCGCTTCGGCATGATCGCGGCGGGGTACTTCGCCGAGCAGCAGAGGGCGTCGGGCATTCGCGATCCTGCGCCCTCCGGAGCCGGCTCCGTGTGCGGCGGTCAGCTCGGCCAGGGCCCGGCGTCGCCCGGCGATCTCGTCGCGGTGCTGGCCGACGCGCGCCTGCACGAGACGCCGGAGCACCCCGCCGCGGTCGGCCTCGATCAGGGCGCAGGAGCAGCCGGAACCTCGGCCGGCCAGGGCTACGGCGCCGCCGACACCCTGCGCCTCTACGCCGCCAGCGACCAGGCCGCGGTGCTCTCCGCCTGGTACCAGGCCGAGGCGAAGCCCTGGGTGAGGCCGCTCGTGCAGGCGTCGGTCGCCCCGGTCGCCGCGGACGACGCGATCCCGGGTGCGCTGGAGGAGTGGTCGCTTGGCGACGACCTCTCGGCGATCGACTGGGTCGAGACCCTCGGGCGCGGCACGACGGTGATCCCCGGCGTCACGACCCTGCGGCGGGACAGCGTGCCCGACGCCCCGCCGCCGCCGCGCGAGAGCGTGCACCTCGACCTGTACATCGACTCGTCCGGGTCCATGCCGTCGCCGTCGAGCGGCTCGCCGGCGGTGCTCGCCGGGACGATCCTGCTCCTGTCGGCGCTCCGGGGCGGAGGCCGTGTCCGCGTGACGTCGTTCAGCGGCGCCGGCCAGGTGGCGGGCATGGAGGGGTTCACCCGCGACCGGACCCTCGCGTTCGCGTACCTCACGACGTTCTTCGCCGGCGGCACGGTATTTCCCCTCGACCTGTACGCCTCCCGCTATCGCACGCCGCCGCACCTGGGGGAGCGCCGCCACGTCGTCGTGCTCTCGGACGACGGGCTGTCGTCGCTCTTCGGCGCCGGCCAGTCGGCGGGCACCGGGGTGGCGGCCGACGTGCGACGACGCCTCGACACCGCGACCCTGCTCGTGCAGGACCCCCGGCGCTCGGTCGAGGAGGAGGCACGCGACGCCGGCTACGACACCCTGTACGTCGACGACATGCGCGACGCCCCGAAGGCGTGCGTCGAGCTCGCGCGTCGGCTGCTCGCTCCGCCCGAGGTCACGGGCACAGCGGCCGGATCCAGGCGAGGTGCACGTGGCTGACTTCTTCTCCCGCTTCCGCCGGGGTTCGCAGGCGGCGACCGCCGAGACGGACGTGCTCGACCGCTGGATTCGGCGCGGAGACGACGAGGTCGCCGCCTGGGACTCCGCACGGCCCGGCCCTGCCGTCGATGACATCTCGGCGCGCATCTCGTCGGTGCCGAAGGTCTTCCTCGACGACGCCGTCGACCTGGTCGCCCTGGCCGGGGACGTCTTCGACGACCTCTACCGCCTGTCCACCGCGGGCGGACCGCCGGCCGAGCGCAGGAGCGGAGTCGGCGCCCAGCTCGTCGAGACCCTCGCCGACATCGCCTCGAGCGGCGTCCCCTCGGCTCGGCAGGCCGCCGCCATCGGCCTCTGGGTCTACGCGTCGACCGACGAGATAGGCCCGATCACGCCCCCGCTGTCGCCGTTCTGGGCCCCGCGCGTCATCGCCGCCCTCGCCTGGCGCCTGTCGTCCGTGGTGCCGCCGAGCGAGTGGGTGAGCGACGCCGAGCGCCGTGACGAGGCGGCCAGGGTCGTGCTGCTGTGGTCAGGCTGTCTGCCCGCCGGTGAAGACCTCGAGACGGCCCGGAGCCTCTTCGCCATGCGTGACTCGCTGCAGCGCAATCAGGCGATGGCGGCCGCCCTCGCCGAGCAGCGGCACCGCCTCGAGGTGAAGCGGAAGCTGGAGGAGGCCAGGGCCCGAGAGGCGGCCGCCCGGCCGAGCATGGAGTGACCGACATGGACGACCGGCGGCCCGACCCGGACGCACCCGACCGCCGGCCCGACCCGGACGTGCCCGACCCGCTCGCGCTCGACGAGTACCGCCCGCACTGGACGGCCGTCCTCACCGACGCCGAGCGCTGGCCCACGATGACGCCCGAGGCCGAAGGCCGACTCCGAGCCCTCCGCCACCACCCGCTCGCGCCGGCCTGGACCCACGCCACGGGCGACAGGCTCACGGCCGACGGCATCGTGCGCGCTCGAACTCCTCTGCCGCTCGACGGCTGGCTCGACGAGCACCTCGCCACGGCGCGGCGCTTACCGGCGTACCGCGGCTACGACGGGCCACTCGACGCTCTCGGCGACTTCCCGCTGCTGAGCCGCGCCGACCTCGTCGACGACGTCTCGGCGTTCGTCCCGCTCGACGCCGACTTCGACCTCATGATCCACGGCTCGAGCTCGGGCACGTCCGGCAGCGCGCTCCTGATCCCCGACCACGTCGAGGACGTCGCGCGCACCTTCCATCTCATCGTGTCGCTGGTTCGCGGCGCGGGCCGCGACTGGCGGCCCGACCCTCGGCGCATGGCGCTCGCTCAGCTCGTCCACCAGCGGCAGGCGTTCACCTACGCCTCCCTGCTGTCGAGCTTCGAGTTCGCCACGATGGCGCGGGTCAACCTCCACCCCTCGCAGTGGCGCGACACCGCGCAGCGCGACGGCTTCCTCCGGGCGCAGGATCCCCAGGTCCTCACGGGCAATCCGACCAGCCTGGGCGACCTGCTCGACCCGGCCCTCGTCGGAGCCCTGCACCCGCTGGCGATCGTCTCGGGCGCCATGCACCTCGAGCGGCCGCTCCGGGAGGCGCTGCACGACGCGTACGGGTGCCCCGTCATCGACGTCTACGGGCTTCACGAGACGCGGCCCATCGCCGCGAGCGTCGACGGCGGGCCGCTGTTCGTCCTCGACCGCAGGCTCGTCGTCGAGATCGTCTCACCCGCGGGCGACGTGCTGGGCGAGGGCGAGTTCGGCGAGATCGTGGTGACGGCGGGGGAGAACCCCCTGCTGCCGCTGGTCCGGTATCGCACGGGCGACTTCGGGCGGCTCCTGCGCGTCGACGGCCGACCGGCCCTGGCCGATCTCGAGGGCCGCGAGGCCACGGTCTTCCTCGCGGGCGACGGAGCCGCGGTGCCGTGCGTCGACCTCACCCAGCACCTGCAGACCGGGGGAGCCCTGGGCTGGTCGGTGGCGCAGGAGCTCTCGGGAGACGTGACGGCGACGATCGTCCGCGGCGACGCCGACCTCATCCGCCGGACCCTCTCGCTGCTCCTGAGACGCGACGTCACCGTCACTCGTGTCGACACGCCGGCGGGCCTGGGCGAGGGGAAGCCCCGGCGCTACCGTTCGGACGTGGACCCGGGCGTCCAGGGCGCGCACGGCCAGTTCATGGCCTGAGTCACGTACGCTCGTCCGCGTGGAAACCGCACTGCTCTTCGTGATCGGCATCGTCGTCATCGTCGTGGGCCTCGTCCTGTCGATCGGCCTACACGAGATCGGACACCTGATCCCCGCCAAGCGGTTCGGGGTGAAGGTCGGGCAGTACATGATCGGCTTCGGGCCGACGCTGTGGTCGACTCAGCGCGGCGAGACCGAGTACGGCGTCAAGGCCATCCCGCTCGGCGGCTACATCTCGATGTCGGGCATGTTCCCGCCCCAGAAGACCGTCGAGGTCGCCGAAGACGCCCTGGTCGGCGCCGCGGCCGGTCCGGGCGCCCGCACCGCCACCACGAGCATCTTCGGCACCCTGACGCAGGATGCCCGGGACGCCAGCGCCGAGACCGTCGCCCCGGGCGAGGACGACCGCACGTTCTACCGGCTGGCCGTGCCGAAGCGCATCGTCATCATGCTCGGCGGCCCGGTGATGAACCTCCTCATCGCGATCGTGCTCTACGCCGTGGTGCTCTGCGGCTTCGGCACCCAGCAGGTCTCGACGACCGTCGGGAGCGTCTCGGAGTGCGTCCTCCCGGCCTCGTCGACCGCGACCTCGTGCCCCGCCGGTGCGACTCCGTCGCCGGGTGCGGCGGCCGGCATCCGACCGAAGGACACCATCGTCTCGATCGACGGCACGCAGATCACGAGCTGGACCCAGTCGACCGCGATCATCCAGAAGTCGGCGGGCACGACCCTCGACGTGGTGGTGCGCCGAGACGGCGCTCTGAAGACCCTCCACGTGACCCCGTTGCGGTCGGAGCGCTACAAGACCGACTCCAGCGGCAACTACGTCCTGAACGCCGCGGGCAAGAAGGAGACCGAGGAGGTCGGCTTCGTCGGCATCGGCGCCGCCTACGAGCGCCAGCAGGAGCCGCTGACGGCCGTCCTCCCCGCGGTCTGGAGCAACGTGACCGAGGTCGGCTCCCTGATCGTGCACCTGCCGCAGAAGGTCGTCCAGACGGCCGAGTCGACCTTCACCGGGCAGAAGCGCGACCCGAACGGTCCGGTGAGCGTCTTCGGCGTCGGCCGGCTCGCCGGCGAGGTCGCGACGCTCCACTCCGTGCCGATCCTGGACCGCCTCTCGACCCTGGTCGGGCTGCTCGCCAGCCTCAACGTCGCGCTCTTCGTGTTCAACCTGATCCCGCTGCTGCCGCTCGACGGCGGGCACATCGCCGGCGCGATCATCGAGGGAGTCCGCCGCTTCTTCGCCAAGGTGTTCAAGCGTCGCGACCCGGGGCCGATCGACATCGCGAAGGCGGCACCCCTGACCATGGCCGTCGTCGCGGTCCTCGGCGTCATGAGCGCGATCCTCATCTACGCCGACATCGTCAATCCCATCTCGCTGGGCTGACCCCGCCCGGTCGGGCCGGCGGCCAGACATCCAGCTGTCGGCGCCGACACATCCGTCCTCGGCCGCTGGGAACCCGCCG is from Frondihabitans australicus and encodes:
- a CDS encoding CoF synthetase; amino-acid sequence: MDDRRPDPDAPDRRPDPDVPDPLALDEYRPHWTAVLTDAERWPTMTPEAEGRLRALRHHPLAPAWTHATGDRLTADGIVRARTPLPLDGWLDEHLATARRLPAYRGYDGPLDALGDFPLLSRADLVDDVSAFVPLDADFDLMIHGSSSGTSGSALLIPDHVEDVARTFHLIVSLVRGAGRDWRPDPRRMALAQLVHQRQAFTYASLLSSFEFATMARVNLHPSQWRDTAQRDGFLRAQDPQVLTGNPTSLGDLLDPALVGALHPLAIVSGAMHLERPLREALHDAYGCPVIDVYGLHETRPIAASVDGGPLFVLDRRLVVEIVSPAGDVLGEGEFGEIVVTAGENPLLPLVRYRTGDFGRLLRVDGRPALADLEGREATVFLAGDGAAVPCVDLTQHLQTGGALGWSVAQELSGDVTATIVRGDADLIRRTLSLLLRRDVTVTRVDTPAGLGEGKPRRYRSDVDPGVQGAHGQFMA
- a CDS encoding M50 family metallopeptidase, whose amino-acid sequence is METALLFVIGIVVIVVGLVLSIGLHEIGHLIPAKRFGVKVGQYMIGFGPTLWSTQRGETEYGVKAIPLGGYISMSGMFPPQKTVEVAEDALVGAAAGPGARTATTSIFGTLTQDARDASAETVAPGEDDRTFYRLAVPKRIVIMLGGPVMNLLIAIVLYAVVLCGFGTQQVSTTVGSVSECVLPASSTATSCPAGATPSPGAAAGIRPKDTIVSIDGTQITSWTQSTAIIQKSAGTTLDVVVRRDGALKTLHVTPLRSERYKTDSSGNYVLNAAGKKETEEVGFVGIGAAYERQQEPLTAVLPAVWSNVTEVGSLIVHLPQKVVQTAESTFTGQKRDPNGPVSVFGVGRLAGEVATLHSVPILDRLSTLVGLLASLNVALFVFNLIPLLPLDGGHIAGAIIEGVRRFFAKVFKRRDPGPIDIAKAAPLTMAVVAVLGVMSAILIYADIVNPISLG
- a CDS encoding AAA family ATPase, yielding MALGDRWNRLSQSPTRSSAPPPPGGLRAEDLFAKPQAEAAPLDEKLRRAYFWLVNQAVISPFYDIEFSRGQPVRFELGDAGAELHLPTDQSYSSNVLIPLLTMAVGGKCLLVGGPGRGKTTLAILMGVLTGSTPADVRRSVQQGQPQLTISDLVGMPLPRDLVQAGSLAEISIAWRDWLKRPVKIVDEYNRIPTKTQSALLTMVAEGYVESHDQMLTTSPPSGVESWFFTANDDAGGGTFPVIQALRDRMDVTVAAMGFNSRFFDELVTRIEAGEKPEEHVPAELILTPDEQRDLEAAIRAVPVPPIVRRHIEFFASHFEFVQHGGRRFEYRTKDTVSTSGGQVGEVIDSNSGADLQVDLGAQTLNSLSVRSLQTLITYAKAIAFFRGQPAVGLDDVAAVLPFALRGKLLPNPTHPRFDQGDDVELAHDQVSWLADLFAQSRQLFGHLLLEKRDPVGDLLAQLGQGLDGVSSVEASRRITSIESQIAAVAKQGKLYGRHYDDLLTLKYLHQRYTNYLLWLDGGR
- a CDS encoding phosphohydrolase, giving the protein MADFFSRFRRGSQAATAETDVLDRWIRRGDDEVAAWDSARPGPAVDDISARISSVPKVFLDDAVDLVALAGDVFDDLYRLSTAGGPPAERRSGVGAQLVETLADIASSGVPSARQAAAIGLWVYASTDEIGPITPPLSPFWAPRVIAALAWRLSSVVPPSEWVSDAERRDEAARVVLLWSGCLPAGEDLETARSLFAMRDSLQRNQAMAAALAEQRHRLEVKRKLEEARAREAAARPSME
- a CDS encoding VWA domain-containing protein, whose protein sequence is MNALPLTPEQRAAWQSAQALWGVSLHDPLARPDAHEGSFAWFSFPPQVWFDLRHPAAHGIEGCLESIFAHEIGHHVLSPSTKQDSLKIRHQMARALAATGVVDETVPEIAGWCSNVWSDMLINVRVAELQRLRDVDRATDAGGPVEPEMIAMWRILSHASSQDRLWWVVLRAYEMLWSRPAGTLAARHAPAAPEPAHHGSTGAAPARAEQAASDDLARAFADRRALEAALDGLALTDPELDAQALADTVRTFGADPVSGALRFGMIAAGYFAEQQRASGIRDPAPSGAGSVCGGQLGQGPASPGDLVAVLADARLHETPEHPAAVGLDQGAGAAGTSAGQGYGAADTLRLYAASDQAAVLSAWYQAEAKPWVRPLVQASVAPVAADDAIPGALEEWSLGDDLSAIDWVETLGRGTTVIPGVTTLRRDSVPDAPPPPRESVHLDLYIDSSGSMPSPSSGSPAVLAGTILLLSALRGGGRVRVTSFSGAGQVAGMEGFTRDRTLAFAYLTTFFAGGTVFPLDLYASRYRTPPHLGERRHVVVLSDDGLSSLFGAGQSAGTGVAADVRRRLDTATLLVQDPRRSVEEEARDAGYDTLYVDDMRDAPKACVELARRLLAPPEVTGTAAGSRRGARG